A part of Gramella sp. MAR_2010_147 genomic DNA contains:
- a CDS encoding tyrosine-protein kinase, which yields MAHEDDHISDVGSTFDFKGFILKIISYWKLILLSVGISLAVAYYNNVRKLPVYQLGNTISIKDDQNPFFTSNTSLTFNWGGTSDKVNTAMTILRSRSHNEAVVEELQFYINYLEDGEYQRVDAYGKAPFKIIADSAAFQANNVTLEIKMIDELRFNLKTQVPANLSRTNYQTQETDNRTVEAREFDRNFKIGEYLNLPFFTGYLERTTNALQAGKVYYISFLNFNGAVGRYRGVNIQPQSNGSSVLNLSQVGLNKSRLVDYLNGSVAVLSKNMLERKNLFATKTIRFIDSSLAVQAEQLKEVQDELNNFRNSNTILDISAESSELTGKLSNLDARKETIRRQLAYYDNLEDYLQTREDYSNVPAPSVAGISEGSIASGVSKIIQLAEERSNYQYTLKENSPVFDDIDRQINTIKSILLENISSSKGLIRSELADVNSQISRFEQEVRKLPQEEQDLLKIQRKYAINERTYNMFLEKRSEAGLIKAANVSDVLVIDKAKDTGGGRIGPDTQLNYVMAVMVGGLIPLTFVFLLVFLNTNVHNAQEITRLSPIPILGLIGKNKMDGNLAVFNSPKSSIAESFRGLRSSLQFMYKRQGVTGSKTVMITSSVSGEGKTFCAMNLATVFALSEKKTVLVGVDLRKPKIFDDFQLNNDLGIVNYLIDQASAEEIVQKSKIPYLDVITSGPVPPNPSELLLSEKMDKLIEDLKQDYDYIILDTPPIGMVADALNLVKHADATLYMIRQDYTKRGMLETINQKYDKGEIKNISFVLNHFVHSAKYGYGYGYGYGYGYGYGYNRYAKGYYGAAPSRMSQLKDSWRKFMRNFE from the coding sequence ATGGCGCACGAAGATGATCATATATCAGACGTAGGTTCTACCTTTGATTTTAAGGGTTTTATCTTAAAGATTATTAGTTACTGGAAACTAATCCTTTTATCTGTTGGTATAAGCTTAGCTGTTGCATATTATAATAATGTTAGAAAATTACCGGTGTATCAGCTGGGTAATACTATATCCATTAAAGATGATCAAAATCCGTTTTTCACTTCCAATACCAGTTTAACTTTTAACTGGGGAGGGACTTCAGATAAGGTAAATACTGCCATGACGATCTTAAGGTCAAGATCACATAATGAAGCAGTGGTTGAAGAATTACAGTTTTATATAAATTATCTGGAAGATGGAGAGTATCAGCGGGTAGATGCTTACGGAAAAGCACCTTTTAAAATAATCGCGGACAGTGCTGCTTTTCAGGCAAATAACGTAACGCTGGAAATAAAAATGATAGATGAGCTCAGGTTTAATTTGAAGACTCAAGTGCCTGCTAATTTGTCAAGAACCAATTATCAAACTCAGGAAACTGATAATAGAACTGTAGAGGCCAGAGAATTTGACAGAAACTTTAAAATCGGGGAATATTTAAACCTTCCTTTTTTTACCGGATATTTGGAAAGGACCACGAATGCCTTGCAAGCAGGAAAAGTATATTATATAAGTTTTTTAAATTTTAATGGTGCAGTAGGGAGATATCGCGGGGTTAATATCCAGCCTCAATCCAATGGATCTTCTGTATTAAATCTGAGTCAGGTTGGTCTGAATAAATCCAGACTGGTAGATTATCTGAATGGCTCAGTGGCTGTATTGAGTAAAAATATGCTGGAGCGAAAAAATCTATTTGCAACCAAAACCATTCGGTTTATAGATAGTAGTCTGGCAGTGCAGGCTGAGCAATTAAAAGAAGTTCAGGATGAGCTGAATAATTTTCGCAATAGCAATACCATATTAGATATTTCTGCGGAAAGTTCAGAGTTGACAGGAAAGTTATCCAACCTTGATGCTCGTAAGGAAACAATTAGAAGACAATTAGCCTACTATGATAATTTAGAAGATTATCTTCAAACAAGAGAAGATTATTCCAATGTGCCAGCTCCTTCGGTAGCCGGTATTTCAGAAGGAAGCATTGCATCTGGCGTCTCTAAGATCATTCAACTTGCCGAAGAGCGCAGTAACTATCAATATACTTTAAAAGAAAATTCACCGGTATTTGATGATATAGATCGTCAAATTAATACAATTAAATCCATTCTTTTAGAGAACATTAGTTCGTCTAAAGGTCTTATAAGGTCAGAATTAGCCGATGTAAACTCTCAAATTTCCAGATTTGAACAGGAGGTACGGAAACTCCCTCAGGAAGAGCAGGACTTACTTAAAATTCAAAGAAAATATGCTATTAATGAACGTACCTATAATATGTTCCTGGAGAAACGAAGTGAAGCAGGACTTATTAAAGCAGCAAATGTAAGTGATGTTTTAGTTATTGATAAAGCGAAAGATACCGGTGGTGGAAGAATTGGGCCAGATACCCAGTTAAATTATGTAATGGCCGTGATGGTTGGAGGTTTAATACCATTGACTTTCGTTTTCCTATTAGTATTTCTAAATACCAATGTTCATAATGCTCAGGAAATTACCAGGTTGTCCCCTATACCAATATTGGGGTTGATAGGTAAAAATAAAATGGATGGAAATCTGGCTGTATTTAATTCTCCAAAATCATCTATTGCAGAAAGTTTCAGAGGTTTAAGATCCAGTTTACAATTTATGTATAAGAGACAGGGTGTTACAGGCTCAAAAACAGTAATGATCACCTCTTCTGTATCGGGTGAAGGAAAAACCTTTTGTGCCATGAATCTAGCCACGGTATTTGCATTAAGCGAAAAGAAGACCGTGCTGGTAGGGGTGGATCTTAGAAAACCTAAGATATTTGATGATTTTCAGTTGAATAATGATCTGGGTATCGTTAACTATTTAATAGACCAGGCCTCGGCTGAGGAGATCGTGCAAAAAAGTAAAATCCCGTATTTAGATGTAATTACCTCAGGACCTGTGCCGCCTAATCCTTCTGAATTGCTTCTATCAGAGAAAATGGATAAGTTAATTGAAGATCTTAAGCAGGATTATGATTACATAATTCTGGATACTCCTCCAATTGGGATGGTAGCTGATGCACTTAATTTAGTTAAGCATGCCGATGCAACTTTATATATGATACGGCAGGATTATACCAAAAGAGGGATGTTGGAAACCATCAATCAAAAATACGATAAGGGAGAGATCAAGAATATCAGTTTTGTTTTAAACCATTTTGTGCATAGTGCGAAATATGGTTATGGCTATGGTTACGGATATGGTTACGGTTATGGATATGGTTATAATCGTTATGCTAAAGGTTATTATGGAGCTGCACCTTCTCGCATGTCTCAGCTCAAGGATTCATGGAGGAAATTTATGAGGAATTTTGAATAG
- a CDS encoding polysaccharide ABC transporter ATP-binding protein: MSIILKAENISKQYRLGTVGTGTLGDDLKRWWYGIRGKEDPFLKVGAVNERNSLANEDYVWALRDINFDVKQGEVLGIIGKNGAGKSTLLKLLSRVTSPTTGTIKTKGRIASLLEIGTGFHPELTGRENIFMNGAVLGMTRMEIKNKLEEIIAFSGCEKYIDTPVKRYSSGMTVRLGFAVAAHLEPEILVVDEVLAVGDAEFQKKAIGKMQDLSTGEGRTVLFVSHNMASIQNLCTRVMLLRNGLNEKIGFTDDVINYYLEKFRNTTTSKDLNERLDRKGNGMLKFLRFSFENENGRETNALQSGRNCHMNIEIINTTRKKISNVRISVGIDDNQSRRITLLDNTLTNLDIEFKPMEFKIIKIIIPKLPLQGGQYYFTLFSSIDQNIADWIINAGGFEVEFGDYFNTGKIVDSTQGNFLTHHKFSIISG; encoded by the coding sequence ATGAGTATAATTTTAAAAGCTGAAAACATTTCCAAGCAATACCGCCTTGGTACCGTTGGTACTGGTACACTGGGGGATGATCTAAAGAGATGGTGGTATGGTATACGAGGAAAAGAAGATCCTTTTTTAAAGGTAGGAGCGGTTAATGAACGCAACAGCCTGGCGAATGAAGATTATGTATGGGCGTTACGAGATATTAATTTTGATGTAAAACAGGGAGAAGTACTGGGAATCATTGGTAAAAATGGCGCCGGTAAATCAACCCTGCTTAAACTCCTTTCCAGGGTCACCTCACCCACTACGGGAACTATAAAAACCAAAGGCCGTATTGCTTCACTTTTGGAGATAGGAACAGGATTTCATCCTGAGCTTACCGGTAGAGAGAATATATTTATGAATGGAGCCGTTTTGGGAATGACCAGGATGGAAATAAAAAATAAACTGGAAGAGATCATCGCTTTCTCCGGTTGTGAAAAGTATATAGATACACCGGTTAAACGTTATAGTAGCGGAATGACCGTACGACTGGGATTTGCCGTTGCCGCACACCTGGAGCCGGAGATACTGGTAGTAGATGAGGTACTTGCGGTAGGTGATGCCGAATTCCAGAAAAAAGCCATAGGTAAAATGCAGGACCTTTCTACCGGTGAAGGCAGGACGGTGTTATTTGTTAGTCATAATATGGCAAGTATTCAGAATCTATGTACAAGAGTAATGCTTTTAAGAAATGGGTTGAATGAAAAAATTGGTTTTACTGATGACGTGATTAATTATTACTTGGAGAAATTCAGAAATACTACTACCTCTAAGGATTTAAACGAAAGGTTAGATAGAAAAGGCAATGGGATGTTAAAGTTTCTTCGTTTTTCTTTCGAAAATGAAAATGGTAGAGAAACAAATGCCTTGCAATCTGGTAGGAATTGTCATATGAATATTGAGATCATCAACACTACCAGAAAAAAAATAAGTAATGTAAGAATTTCGGTAGGTATTGATGATAATCAATCAAGGCGAATTACCCTTTTAGATAATACACTGACAAACTTAGATATTGAATTCAAACCTATGGAGTTCAAAATTATTAAAATAATAATACCAAAATTACCTTTGCAAGGTGGACAGTATTACTTTACTCTATTTTCGAGTATTGATCAAAATATTGCAGATTGGATCATTAATGCCGGAGGATTTGAAGTTGAATTTGGAGATTATTTTAACACAGGGAAAATAGTGGACTCCACCCAGGGAAATTTTTTAACCCACCATAAGTTTTCAATTATTTCTGGATAG
- a CDS encoding glycosyltransferase family 1 protein produces MIKILADSNLSHDFFIFCHNPDPAIIEIIDKYPNFHHPKPPNLLYVRAETFFHTFLNKLYKRVKIKKRFYREDMYDWLVKNLNIDIIHSPYQVNIKKDGVKSITTLHDVQELHFPEFFTSAQRAQRAVNYKKSIDEADAVIVSYNHVKKDIIKYFNKHEEKVHTILLDMQKLWFEKIENIDLVKLNEKYELPTNFILYPASSWEHKNHLKLIEALKYLNAPEIQLICTGNLTDHFHNDILPVIEKNNLSNQVRFLGIVSDEELLKLYKTCRAVIVPTLYEAGSFPLMESILLNVPVICSNVTSLPETIEDDRFTFDPQDVEDMAQKINLIWSDDQYRELNLSRIKIQAEKLRFNNAGLKINKVYETLSKV; encoded by the coding sequence TTGATAAAAATCCTAGCAGATAGTAATTTATCTCATGATTTTTTCATTTTTTGCCATAATCCCGATCCAGCCATTATTGAAATAATTGATAAATACCCTAATTTTCATCATCCAAAACCACCCAATCTTTTATACGTCCGCGCAGAAACCTTTTTTCATACCTTTTTAAATAAACTGTATAAGCGAGTTAAAATAAAAAAGAGGTTTTATAGAGAAGACATGTATGATTGGCTGGTTAAAAATTTGAATATTGATATTATTCATAGCCCTTATCAGGTTAATATAAAAAAGGATGGTGTAAAAAGTATTACCACCTTACACGATGTTCAGGAACTACATTTTCCTGAATTTTTTACTTCGGCACAAAGAGCCCAGCGTGCCGTCAATTACAAAAAATCGATTGACGAGGCGGATGCCGTAATAGTAAGTTATAATCATGTAAAAAAGGATATTATTAAATATTTTAATAAGCATGAAGAAAAGGTGCATACAATATTGCTGGACATGCAAAAATTGTGGTTTGAAAAAATAGAAAATATCGACCTAGTTAAACTTAATGAGAAGTACGAGCTTCCCACGAACTTTATTTTATACCCCGCATCATCATGGGAGCATAAAAATCATTTAAAATTAATAGAAGCTCTGAAATATCTGAATGCTCCTGAAATCCAACTAATCTGCACAGGTAATTTAACTGATCATTTCCATAATGACATTTTACCTGTGATTGAGAAAAATAATCTTTCGAACCAGGTAAGATTTTTGGGTATAGTTTCAGATGAAGAGTTATTGAAATTATATAAGACTTGTCGTGCCGTTATTGTTCCAACTTTATATGAAGCCGGAAGCTTTCCGCTTATGGAAAGTATTTTATTAAACGTGCCAGTGATTTGTTCTAATGTAACTTCGTTACCTGAAACTATCGAGGATGATAGGTTCACTTTTGACCCGCAGGATGTGGAGGACATGGCTCAAAAAATAAACCTAATCTGGAGTGATGATCAATACAGGGAATTAAATTTAAGTAGAATAAAAATTCAGGCAGAAAAATTAAGATTTAATAATGCAGGGTTAAAAATTAATAAAGTATATGAAACTTTATCAAAGGTTTAA
- a CDS encoding acetyltransferase has product MDNKFSVIGSGGHSRSVIALLKDQGFEVDGIYDDSYKEEENEVINSVKLVGKIQDYIGSYKVVLAVGDNMIRKELFNNFSKQIYSGNIFHSRCFLESSSIIGASNLIFGNVLINANAEIGDNNIINTGAILEHEVQIGSHNHISVGSIICGRVKIGNGCFIGAGAVINDQISICDGVTVGSNSVVINSIEEPGIYVGNPVQKIHNKPKTINE; this is encoded by the coding sequence ATGGATAATAAATTTTCTGTTATTGGTTCCGGAGGGCATAGTAGATCTGTAATAGCTCTTTTGAAAGATCAGGGTTTTGAAGTGGACGGGATTTATGATGATTCTTATAAAGAAGAGGAGAATGAGGTAATAAATTCAGTAAAACTGGTTGGTAAGATTCAAGATTATATTGGTAGTTATAAGGTAGTTCTTGCTGTTGGAGATAATATGATAAGAAAGGAATTATTTAATAATTTTTCGAAACAGATCTATTCCGGTAATATATTTCACTCCCGGTGTTTTCTTGAAAGTTCTTCAATAATAGGTGCATCCAATTTAATATTTGGAAATGTACTGATAAATGCTAATGCAGAAATAGGGGATAATAATATAATAAATACAGGAGCCATTCTGGAACATGAAGTACAAATTGGCTCCCATAATCATATTTCTGTAGGCTCTATCATATGCGGTAGGGTAAAGATTGGGAATGGTTGTTTTATAGGAGCCGGAGCAGTTATAAATGATCAGATTTCTATTTGTGATGGAGTTACCGTTGGTTCTAATTCTGTTGTAATAAACTCTATAGAAGAACCAGGGATATATGTAGGCAACCCCGTTCAAAAAATTCATAACAAACCGAAAACAATAAATGAGTAA
- a CDS encoding class I SAM-dependent methyltransferase produces MDRVSRDNKEKNRQHYNKLYADYSIRNILIWLKDLDSFLDGACATETSWHALYQDGFKDRLEDKKVMEMGCGDCVNAAMMAGLGAEVYANDIAEASGEIINKLNQAWEFKYPIKFVKGDFLKNNLEAGKFDFVVGKAFLHHLTLPEEKEFLRETARLLKPEGEARFFEPAVNSRILDEIRWMIPVKGRPSKLNRKKFIEWKENDPHPDRSFSSLHFKNVGTAFFKFVKIKPVGTLERFNRLIPRGKHNIRYRRWAFKAEQNIPLLINTYLTRSQLIVYKEPLQ; encoded by the coding sequence ATGGATAGGGTTTCAAGAGATAATAAAGAAAAGAACCGGCAGCATTATAATAAATTATATGCCGATTATTCTATTAGGAATATTTTGATCTGGTTAAAAGATTTGGATAGTTTTCTTGATGGTGCCTGTGCTACAGAAACCAGCTGGCATGCTCTTTATCAGGATGGCTTTAAGGATAGACTTGAGGATAAGAAAGTAATGGAAATGGGATGTGGAGATTGTGTAAATGCCGCAATGATGGCGGGACTGGGTGCAGAAGTTTATGCCAATGATATTGCCGAGGCTAGTGGGGAGATTATCAATAAATTAAACCAGGCCTGGGAATTTAAGTATCCCATAAAATTTGTGAAAGGCGATTTTCTCAAAAATAATCTTGAAGCCGGAAAGTTTGATTTTGTAGTGGGAAAAGCATTTTTACATCATTTAACTCTACCAGAGGAAAAAGAATTTTTAAGAGAAACTGCTCGTCTATTAAAACCTGAGGGAGAAGCACGCTTTTTTGAACCGGCGGTAAATAGTAGGATACTGGATGAAATTAGGTGGATGATCCCTGTAAAGGGAAGACCTTCAAAGTTGAACAGGAAGAAGTTTATAGAATGGAAAGAGAATGATCCTCATCCCGATAGAAGTTTTAGTTCTTTACACTTTAAAAATGTGGGTACAGCATTCTTTAAATTTGTTAAGATAAAACCTGTAGGTACTCTTGAGAGATTCAACAGACTTATTCCAAGGGGTAAACATAATATTAGATACCGTAGATGGGCTTTTAAAGCCGAGCAGAATATTCCCCTGCTAATAAATACTTATCTTACCAGGAGCCAGCTTATAGTATATAAAGAACCTTTGCAATGA
- a CDS encoding polysaccharide pyruvyl transferase family protein, which translates to MARAKDIPLFWWSEIRLMGKQRENYGDLLSKYLVEKISGRPVKWVHPKKKAWYKLNKTHYLAAGSILAQATSDSIVWGSGIVDRKLKIANSKFYAVRGPETRKYLIEQGLDCPEVYGDPAVLLPDFYAPKIEKKYELGIIPHYVDFKKISAEYQNVERVKIIDMMTLDIEKTTDDILACEKIISSSLHGVIVPHTYGIPAIWMQFSDKVFGDNIKYKDYFKSVDIYNYKIPKYRYGMKIDDLLDCFEKDQVLPDSDRIKELRNGLINNCPFRNSNINS; encoded by the coding sequence ATGGCTAGAGCCAAGGACATACCTCTTTTCTGGTGGAGCGAAATCCGACTTATGGGCAAGCAAAGAGAGAATTATGGAGATTTGCTTTCCAAATATCTAGTAGAAAAGATATCAGGAAGACCCGTTAAATGGGTGCACCCTAAAAAGAAGGCCTGGTATAAACTAAACAAAACTCATTATCTTGCTGCAGGAAGTATTCTAGCTCAGGCTACCAGCGATAGTATAGTATGGGGTAGTGGTATTGTAGACCGAAAGCTTAAAATTGCAAATTCAAAGTTTTATGCGGTTAGAGGACCAGAAACCAGAAAATATTTAATAGAACAGGGATTAGACTGCCCCGAGGTATATGGAGATCCGGCAGTTTTATTGCCCGATTTCTATGCACCCAAAATTGAAAAGAAATATGAATTGGGGATTATTCCTCATTACGTAGATTTTAAAAAGATCTCAGCCGAATATCAAAACGTGGAGAGAGTTAAGATAATAGATATGATGACGCTGGACATTGAAAAAACTACTGATGACATCCTGGCCTGTGAAAAGATCATCTCCTCTTCCCTGCATGGGGTTATCGTACCACATACTTATGGAATCCCGGCTATATGGATGCAGTTCTCCGATAAAGTTTTTGGAGACAACATTAAATACAAGGATTATTTTAAGTCGGTAGATATTTACAATTATAAAATTCCAAAATATCGTTATGGGATGAAGATAGACGATTTATTAGATTGTTTTGAAAAAGATCAGGTTTTGCCAGATTCAGACCGGATTAAAGAACTAAGAAACGGCCTTATTAATAATTGCCCGTTCAGAAATAGTAATATTAACAGTTAA
- the gmd gene encoding GDP-mannose 4,6-dehydratase, whose protein sequence is MNDIRKIKKALITGITGQDGAYLAEFLLDKGYEVHGIKRRSSSFNTDRVDHLYQDPHEKNIRFKLHYGDLSDSMNLTRIIQEVQPDEIYNLGAMSHVKVSFETPEYTGNVDGLGTLRILEAVRLLGLTEKTKIYQASTSELYGKVQEVPQNEKTPFYPRSPYGVAKLYAYWMTVNYREAYNMYACNGILFNHESPLRGETFVTRKITRAATRIALGMQDTLYLGNLDARRDWGHARDYIRAMWLMLQQEEPDDYVIATGVTTSVRDFVKMAFSELGIELKFEGQGIEEIAKVTSCSNPEFQLAEGNCVLKIDPDYHRPTEVDLLIGDASKCREKLGWSPVYSLEDLVREMIKSDLKLFQKEKYLRDGGHDTLNYNE, encoded by the coding sequence ATGAATGATATTCGTAAAATTAAAAAAGCACTGATAACCGGAATTACAGGACAGGATGGAGCTTACCTGGCAGAATTTCTACTGGACAAAGGATATGAAGTTCATGGTATTAAAAGGAGGAGTTCCTCTTTTAATACGGATAGAGTTGACCATCTGTACCAGGATCCTCACGAAAAAAATATTAGATTTAAACTTCATTATGGTGATCTAAGTGATTCTATGAATCTTACCCGTATCATTCAGGAAGTACAACCAGATGAGATCTATAACCTGGGAGCAATGTCCCATGTAAAAGTAAGCTTCGAAACCCCCGAGTATACCGGAAATGTTGACGGGCTGGGTACGCTTAGGATTCTGGAAGCAGTTCGATTACTTGGGCTTACCGAAAAAACAAAGATCTACCAGGCTTCAACTTCAGAGTTGTATGGGAAGGTACAGGAAGTTCCGCAAAATGAAAAAACGCCGTTCTATCCTAGAAGTCCTTATGGAGTAGCTAAATTATATGCCTATTGGATGACCGTGAATTACCGTGAAGCCTATAATATGTACGCCTGTAACGGAATTTTATTTAATCATGAATCTCCATTAAGGGGAGAAACATTTGTTACCAGAAAGATCACGCGAGCAGCGACCCGAATTGCTTTAGGGATGCAGGACACCCTGTATTTAGGGAATCTTGATGCCCGCCGGGATTGGGGGCATGCTAGGGACTATATAAGAGCCATGTGGTTAATGCTGCAACAGGAAGAGCCAGATGATTACGTGATTGCCACAGGAGTAACTACTTCGGTAAGAGATTTCGTAAAGATGGCATTTTCTGAACTTGGAATTGAACTTAAGTTTGAAGGACAGGGAATTGAGGAAATTGCAAAAGTGACGTCATGCTCCAATCCTGAATTTCAGCTTGCGGAAGGAAATTGTGTGCTTAAAATAGACCCAGATTATCACCGACCAACCGAAGTGGACCTGTTAATTGGGGATGCATCTAAATGCAGGGAAAAACTGGGCTGGTCACCTGTATATAGCTTGGAGGACCTGGTAAGAGAAATGATAAAGTCTGATTTGAAACTCTTTCAAAAAGAAAAGTACTTGAGGGATGGAGGTCATGACACTTTGAATTATAATGAGTAA
- a CDS encoding ABC transporter permease — MSEANNKDWLYEITPKRKLIDLNFREIWRYQDLLILFVKRNIVTVYKQTILGPLWYFIQPMFTAITFTLVFNNIANIPTGDVPPFLFNLAGITAWNYFSQCFTGTSDTFRANAGIFGKVYFPRVIMPLSNVITNLFKFGIQMGVLFIVYLYVIWSGTEISPNSNLLLFPVYVLMMALLGLGLGMTISAFTTKYRDLSVLVGFATSLLVYFSAVPYPLSEVSEKMPDWAWVVKYNPLTQIIEGFRYMILDTGIFTWSGFFYTLIISIVLFLFGLIIFNRTEKNFIDTV; from the coding sequence ATGAGCGAAGCGAATAACAAAGATTGGCTATACGAGATCACTCCAAAGCGGAAGCTGATCGACCTTAATTTCAGGGAGATCTGGCGGTACCAGGATTTACTAATACTTTTCGTTAAGCGAAATATTGTAACTGTTTATAAGCAGACCATTTTAGGGCCTCTCTGGTATTTTATCCAACCCATGTTTACGGCGATCACTTTTACCCTTGTTTTTAATAATATCGCTAATATTCCCACGGGAGATGTACCTCCATTTCTTTTTAATCTTGCAGGGATTACGGCCTGGAATTATTTTAGCCAGTGTTTCACTGGAACCTCTGATACCTTTCGGGCAAATGCCGGTATTTTTGGTAAAGTCTATTTTCCAAGGGTTATTATGCCATTATCTAATGTGATCACCAACCTGTTTAAATTTGGGATACAAATGGGAGTGCTTTTCATTGTTTATTTATATGTGATATGGAGCGGAACAGAGATAAGCCCGAATTCAAACCTTCTCTTATTTCCCGTATATGTTTTAATGATGGCTCTTTTAGGACTGGGGTTAGGAATGACTATTTCAGCATTTACAACTAAGTATAGGGACTTAAGCGTTTTGGTGGGATTTGCGACTTCACTGCTCGTTTATTTTTCGGCGGTGCCTTATCCTCTAAGCGAAGTTTCCGAGAAAATGCCGGACTGGGCATGGGTGGTTAAATATAATCCCCTGACTCAGATCATCGAGGGCTTTAGATATATGATCCTTGATACCGGTATTTTTACCTGGTCGGGATTCTTTTATACCCTTATCATTTCAATAGTATTATTCCTTTTTGGACTTATCATATTTAATAGAACAGAAAAGAATTTTATCGATACTGTTTAA
- a CDS encoding DegT/DnrJ/EryC1/StrS family aminotransferase produces the protein MGELKYPVYQPSLNGNEKKYVNECLDSTWISGKGKFIDKFEKDFAKYIGSNHAAGVCNGTVALHLALEALGIGEGDEVIVPTLTYVASVNAITYTGAKPVFVDSLESTWQIDPEDVITKITSKTKAVLCVHLYGHPCEMKSLVEICEKHGLFLVEDCAEAIGSQYDGKHVGVFGDVATFSFYGNKTITTGEGGMVTTNDETLYERIIHLKGQGLAKYREYWHDAIGYNYRMTNICAAIGLAQLERINSIIEKKIEIAKWYREEFKESNFEFHIETKNVVHSYWMCTILLPMDVDRRELKEYLLNNGIETRPMFYPVHTMPIYAQKYEKHKAAEALARRGINLPSYPGLKKTDIQEIVGYMFSYQNLKNG, from the coding sequence ATGGGAGAATTAAAATATCCAGTTTACCAGCCCAGCTTAAATGGTAATGAAAAGAAATATGTGAATGAATGTTTAGATTCTACATGGATCTCGGGTAAAGGTAAGTTTATTGATAAATTTGAAAAGGATTTCGCAAAATATATAGGTTCTAATCATGCAGCCGGTGTTTGCAATGGCACAGTAGCCTTACATCTGGCTCTTGAAGCATTGGGTATAGGAGAGGGGGATGAAGTAATTGTGCCTACGCTTACTTACGTAGCTTCAGTAAATGCTATAACCTACACCGGCGCCAAACCTGTTTTTGTAGATTCTTTAGAAAGCACCTGGCAAATAGACCCTGAAGATGTTATAACTAAAATCACCTCGAAAACTAAAGCAGTTCTTTGTGTTCATTTATATGGTCATCCCTGTGAAATGAAAAGTCTGGTTGAAATATGTGAAAAGCATGGTCTATTTCTGGTAGAAGATTGCGCAGAGGCCATTGGTTCACAATATGATGGAAAGCACGTTGGGGTCTTTGGGGATGTTGCTACGTTCAGCTTTTACGGAAATAAAACCATTACCACCGGTGAAGGAGGTATGGTAACGACAAATGATGAAACTCTTTATGAGCGAATCATTCATTTAAAAGGTCAGGGGCTTGCAAAATATAGAGAATACTGGCATGATGCTATTGGTTATAATTACCGGATGACGAATATATGTGCCGCCATTGGCCTTGCCCAGTTAGAACGTATAAACTCTATAATTGAGAAAAAAATAGAAATTGCTAAATGGTACCGAGAGGAATTCAAAGAAAGTAATTTTGAATTTCATATTGAAACCAAAAATGTTGTTCACTCTTACTGGATGTGTACTATTTTGCTGCCGATGGATGTTGACAGGCGTGAATTGAAAGAATACTTACTAAATAACGGAATTGAAACCCGACCCATGTTTTATCCTGTACATACTATGCCGATTTATGCACAAAAATATGAGAAGCATAAGGCAGCTGAAGCCTTGGCTCGAAGAGGGATAAATCTTCCTAGCTATCCAGGTCTTAAAAAGACAGATATTCAAGAGATAGTAGGTTATATGTTTTCTTATCAAAATTTAAAAAATGGATAA
- a CDS encoding four helix bundle protein, which produces MDHKELDVWKKSIELVETIYKISAEFPASEIYGLTNQIRRASVSISSNIAEGAGRNSDKELLYFLNVALGSLAEVETQVEIALRLNFISTADSIFKQITEVRKLIIGFRNYINKKSNH; this is translated from the coding sequence ATGGATCATAAGGAGTTGGATGTTTGGAAGAAGAGTATTGAACTGGTTGAAACTATCTACAAAATTTCTGCTGAATTTCCAGCTTCTGAGATTTATGGATTAACAAATCAAATTAGGCGGGCTTCGGTTTCAATTTCATCTAATATCGCCGAGGGAGCTGGTCGTAATAGTGATAAAGAATTACTATATTTTCTGAACGTAGCTTTAGGTTCACTTGCAGAAGTAGAAACGCAAGTGGAAATTGCTTTACGCCTTAATTTTATTTCTACTGCAGATTCCATTTTTAAGCAAATAACAGAAGTTCGCAAATTGATTATAGGTTTTAGAAATTATATTAATAAAAAATCTAATCACTAA